A window of the Bdellovibrio svalbardensis genome harbors these coding sequences:
- a CDS encoding replication-associated recombination protein A — MDLFSASASALSSSPLSEILRPKNLDEIIGQEKTIGASSKLGQMLRKGYLPSLIIWGPPGTGKTTFALALSQHFNAHFVNLNAVDTGAKALREVGEQGKDRRLQFQQKTVLFVDEIHRFNKSQQDVLLPFVEKGDLVLVGATTENPSYELNRALLSRCRVVVFERLSEQNLRQIVERAGAHYKKPLDQILIPEAIENLLQYSDGDARRLINSLEILYNFTKDSAGELLDVNEMRELLQQNPLGYDKSSEMHYDLISAFIKSIRGSDPDAAVYYLARMLDGGEDPVFVARRLIISASEDVGNADPRAISVAMSGLQAVEAIGLPEGAITLAQVTTYLASCPKSNASYMALNHARELVEKTRTLPVPLHLRSAKTALAKELGYGKDYKYPHNYPTGWAEQSYLPEEIKDTKLYEPTTHGFEKTIREYLNWMKNRRTEGQ, encoded by the coding sequence ATGGACTTGTTTTCAGCCTCCGCATCCGCGCTTTCCTCCTCCCCTTTGTCAGAGATCCTTCGGCCGAAGAATCTCGATGAAATCATTGGCCAAGAAAAAACCATCGGCGCCTCTTCAAAACTGGGGCAGATGCTGCGTAAAGGATATTTGCCAAGTCTCATTATTTGGGGCCCTCCAGGCACTGGAAAGACCACCTTTGCACTCGCGCTGTCACAACACTTCAACGCGCACTTTGTAAATTTGAACGCCGTAGACACGGGTGCAAAGGCGCTGCGTGAGGTGGGGGAGCAGGGAAAAGACCGCCGATTGCAGTTTCAACAAAAAACCGTTCTTTTTGTTGATGAGATTCACCGCTTTAACAAGTCTCAGCAAGACGTTCTTCTTCCCTTCGTGGAAAAAGGGGATCTCGTTCTGGTGGGGGCTACGACCGAAAACCCCAGCTACGAGCTCAATCGCGCCCTCCTAAGTCGTTGCCGCGTGGTTGTCTTTGAGCGCCTCAGTGAACAAAATCTTAGACAGATTGTTGAACGCGCGGGAGCTCACTATAAAAAACCTCTCGATCAGATTCTGATCCCAGAAGCCATAGAGAATCTTTTGCAATACTCCGACGGAGATGCGCGAAGACTTATTAATAGTCTCGAGATTCTCTATAATTTCACAAAAGATTCTGCGGGAGAGCTTCTCGACGTCAATGAGATGCGCGAGCTTCTTCAGCAAAACCCCCTCGGCTATGACAAAAGCTCCGAGATGCATTACGACCTGATTTCGGCGTTCATAAAAAGTATTCGCGGAAGCGATCCCGATGCCGCAGTTTACTACTTAGCGAGAATGTTGGATGGCGGAGAGGATCCTGTTTTCGTCGCAAGACGTTTAATTATCTCTGCCTCCGAAGATGTCGGGAATGCTGATCCCAGAGCCATCTCTGTGGCGATGTCGGGACTTCAAGCTGTTGAAGCCATCGGGCTGCCCGAAGGCGCAATCACTCTGGCTCAGGTGACCACTTACCTTGCCTCATGTCCCAAATCCAACGCTTCTTATATGGCTTTAAATCATGCGCGAGAGCTCGTGGAAAAAACCAGAACTTTACCGGTGCCGCTGCACCTAAGGTCCGCAAAGACCGCTCTGGCCAAAGAACTTGGCTACGGCAAAGACTATAAATATCCGCACAACTATCCAACAGGATGGGCCGAGCAAAGTTATTTGCCTGAAGAAATTAAAGATACAAAGCTCTATGAGCCCACAACTCACGGCTTCGAAAAAACCATACGCGAATATTTAAATTGGATGAAAAACCGCCGCACTGAAGGACAGTAG